TTGCTGATGGGTTAGGATTCCATACCTATATATCGTGGGCGAGCGAAAATAATCAATGGAATGTAACAGCCTACTTTAACCCAGAGATCTATGCTAGCTACCGATCTGGGTAGTACAATAATTAAATGCTTCATTGAACATACTGATGCTTTTCCAACTCTTGTTATTTCTCCTGTGAATATTAGGTTGTGTTACGTTCCGTTATACCGTAGCGCCGTACAGGGCAAAAGATTAGGCTAATCATCGCAATTGTAGCAATTATTTTAACGAAACCAGTTATTTATAATTGGTACGGCGGACCAGATCGTAAcataaatacttaatataattataactttatttaactaagtatttaaatataCTAATAATATATTACCATAAAggtttatttaaatataaaataaaaaaaaataattttatatataaattataattaaaactCAGTAATTCTTCTTTATTCCTTGGTATATTATACTATATGCTATATAACCTTATATAATTCACATATAAATGTCCctaatattaaactttatttttacctagagaataaaaaagctaGCTTCCTTACGTTAGCAGTTACTATTATTAGGAACAGTCCACAGGCGAATTTTACAAGGTAATACAGTAGTCTGTCTCTCTGCTAAATAGTAATAGAGCAGGCCTTTACAACAAGTTAACGTCAGTTAGTGGGGTCCCGGTGAATATTTATATTGTCACTCTGGTAGTAATCGTCGGCCAGTATATTTAACCCTTGGTATCAGAAACCCCGATGTCCAAGCCCACCGCCCTTGTTTCCATTATTAGGTTTCATCTTTATTTATGTCGATGACTTGAAATACGAAATAAGAAGATAAAGGCTAATCCATGACAAAGACAATACTATTCCTCGGAGTCATGCACACGTCAATTCCATAATTTCCTCATATTCTACTACCATACACACAACAAAATTGGCATAAGAAACAAGCAGAATGGAGTACATCAGTATGAGCTACTTAGCACTTCTGTGTTGTGTTTTTTTAGTTTGCCATATTTACCGGCAAAAGGAGCCAATTATCCATTTTATAGTATATCTCTCATCCGCATTCCTCTCATCATCTACTTTTCGGTAGCTCATTTTATACGTAGCTCTCTACCGTCGTTTATCCAATTCGGGACATCCAGGGTCGCCTAATCTCTGGGCCACTATGGAAGTTTATAGACGGGCAGGGTCTTGACAAATTCTTGCGTGGTCACGAGGTTAGCCAAGATTGGCGACGACATGGCCCAACTTATCGAATCTGGTCGGGGTTTGTCCCAGAAATGTGGGTAAAGGCGCCCAGGCCGGTGATTCTGAGAAGACTTAGGTAGACTAACTATGGAGTTTTAGTGTCCTCACCAGACCAGAAGACGTCAAGTCTTTCTATGTCGACTCTGCAGTCCACACCAAATGCACATCAAGCAATGGCGGATGGCTATTTCACCAGCTCCTTGGAAACTGTATGGGCCTCATCAACGGtgaaagatggaagagaacACGCCTTGAGTTCAATAGCTATTTCATCAATCGCGCAATCGCAGAATTTTCTCCCCAGATGGAACAAGACGCCGCAAAATATACGCAGAATCTTACAGAGGGAAGTGGCCACGGCGTCGATTTGATACATGCAGGCAACATAAGTCGATTTCCTTTCATGACTACGGCGGAGCACATCTACGGACCTATGacggagaaagaaaaagagaaccTCTGGTTGCTAGGCCAAAGGAGTCTCAGATTGATGGGTAAAGTACTGTCTGGTGGTGTTTACAGGTTCAAGGTCTCTCAATTCTTAAGACCAGGGACACACCAAAACTTGAAGAAATTCGACGATGAATGGACCGCTTTCAACGAGCAAGTATACAATGCACGGAAAGGCCGCGGCCAAGAGCCTCCTTTTGTACACATTTGGGAGAGCTTGATAAAGGGGAAGATTTCCAAGCAAGAGGTTTGCCACTGCAAATCCGCAGGCTCTGCAGGATTATGTCTAACCTGTCGTTTTCCATTTAGTTGATACAAACCATGAGCGAGATCCTTTTTGCGAATTTAGACGTATCAACCCACGTTCTTGGTTGGTTGATTATCTTTGTTGCCCAGAATACCGCGTTACAAGAAGAGCTTCGTAGGGAAATAACTAATCAATCTAGCGATATGGTGGAATTTCTGCGCAAAAAGGACTCTCTACTACACTTTTGTTATCTAGAATCTCTACGCCTTCGGCCATTTACAGGTAAAATGTCATCCCCAGTTACTATCATAATAAAGCAGAAATCGCTAACAAGTAAACAGTTTTTACTATTCCCGAAAGTTCTCCAACGGATAAGGTTGTGGGAGGATATAGGATTCCAAAAAACGTAAATTTGCCTAATCTCTCCCTGAGTAATCTTTCTAACAGATAAATGAGCAGACAAGTGTTGTTGTGGACACATTAGCAATTAATCATAATCCTGAATTCTGGGGCGATGATAGCAGAGATTTCAACCCGTATCGCTTCCAGAATCTATCAACCAAAGAGGTAGGAAAGATAATGCCATTTAAGCCTGCTTATGCATTGTAGCATAGCTAATAAGTTATAAGCTTCGCTATAATCTGTTTACCTTTGGATTCGGGTCACGGAAGTGTCTTGGTCAGCATTTTGCCGACGTTATGATAAAGCAGTTTCTCTGTAAGCTGCTAGAAGGTTATAAATTAACGTTACCAGAAATGGAGATCCGAAAAGGAACGGAGGAGAAGTCTAGTATGGATACATGGGTGCCTATTTCAGATTTACAAGTCGCTCTGTGTCCAATTGATTCACTGTTATGACTTAGTCCTTCGTAACAGCTTGGTTCTATATAAATAGGTAGCTCTACTATAATAATCACTACAATTGAGATTATTAGCCTAGTCTTTTGCCCTGTTTGGCATAACGGTTAGTGGACCGAAACATTtcttaatttaatattattaatacaAATTTACCAAGGTTATATAAGAGATTTCATGACGACtttaatacttaatataCTAAACTATTACACatcgattttttttttaaaaaaaaaaaaaaaaaaaaaacacgtGCGTGGCAATAGGAAGTCTTGATTTTAAATTCTTGCTCAATAACTAGCTAACATGGGAATGGACCTTTAATTTGTGTTGTCGAGAGCCGCAAGCTCTGACTCAGACAGCCCAAATCGTGTAACTCTATGTATTGCTTTTGCAACCGCTGGTAATGCACTTACACGCTCACTCCATGCTTTCAGATGTGGCCATTCGTTAAAATCCAACTCAGCCGACTTGGCAATTGCCTCGTTTGCGAGGGGTAAGATGGCAAAATCGGCAATAGTTACCCTGTCAGGTAAGGCCACGAAAATTTGACCAGGCTCCTTTAACCGCGTCTCCAAGAAGTTGTACTCGGTCCTGATGTATTTAAGTAGAACAGAAAGGGACTCGCCGATGTCCACGTCTTTAGGCATTTTCATCAGGAGCCATATCTTGCCAGTGGCTCCTAGTCCAGCTGTGTAGGACATCAGCCAATTCATAATTACTGTTTTTTCGTGCAAGTTTTTGCCTCGATAGAGGCCTTCCAGGTCGTATTTCTCTGCGAGATAGACCAAGCAAGCGGAAGAGTCGAAGATGTTCAATCGGCGGGCTTCGCCACTGACCGGGTCGACTTCCGTATCTTCCATGGCAGGGACCATTTTGTAGGGATTGACAGCATGAAACCATGTTTCTTTGCTAGTTGATTCGATGAGATGAATGGCATGAGGAATCCCCAAAGCTTCAATCAACATCAATGGTTTAACCGAATTGGCTGTGGATGTCGGGCTTGCTGGCGTGTGTATTAGTGCTGGTGCTTATCTGGACAATGAATAAATAGGTTATCCCACCTTTCTTAACATACAGCACCAGCTTATCCTCTGGGATAGCCGTGGGGCGCACAGAGAGATCTTGCTGCATTGAATCCATTTCGATAGTCTAGAAAGCTACAGGAAGAAAGaatgcagaaaaaaaaaatgggaGGATGACCTTTGCAAATGATACTTGATGGTGTATTCTAATCTATGGTGGGAAAACGTATTGATTAGTCCGGCGAGTATACAACATAGTGCCCGAAGACTCCACACCGCCGTTACCCGGGAGTGCTAGCTATAGTACATACTTCAGACGCCCGTTTCGAACATCATTATTAATTCAAGCACCTGGACCGTGTTCTTCTTTGATCATAGGTATCAAGTGTTGTCTCATCTctcttaaaaaaaaaatggctgAAAGTACGATAGAGGATACATACCGTGGCCCTCGTCATCAAGGCGAGTATGATCGCTTACGTATCCAGCATGAGCTTGCCAAGACTGCAATGCAAGGAAAGCTGCTATATTCCCCAGTAGATTTGGCGCAACCCAATCTCCGCGTTCTCGACTCAGCAACTGGCGAGGGAACCTGGCTCATTGATCTTGCCCAATCCGTACCAGCTTCGGCAAGCTTGTTCGGCGCTGATATAGCCCCTCAACATTTTATGTCCCAAGACCAACGACCCCCCAACGTGCACCTCTCTGGTCATTCGATTTTTGACCCCTGGCCGGCTGAATACCAGGGCAGTTTTGACGTGGTCCATCAACGCTTTGTCTTAACAGTGGGTTCTGATGAGACTGCTCAGGAAGCCGTGAAACTGCTTTTTGCTTGCGTCAAGCCTGGCGGTTTCATTGAACTTCATGAGGGGGATATGTTATCAATTCAGGAGGGGCCGGACCACGTAGCATTCATGAAGTTCCGCGACATTATGGTCAACGCATGGAATTCTATTGGGCATCAGCCAAGTCCAGGATCATTTCTAGTACAGTGGCTGAAGGCTGCGGGTGCAATAAATATCCAACAAGATCGCCAAACCATCAAAGTAGGAGCTGCAGCCGATGACAAAGAGCTCGGAGAGAAAGCAATGGCTGTACTGCTTCACCTTTTGGAtggaatgaagaagatgttgagtGGTGAGTTAAATGGATCTTTATGCTTACCTGGATGTTCACTAAAAATTCACAAATATATTGTAGATAAACCAGGGCAGCCAACGAGTAGCGAGTTCGATGATCTTCGGAGTGAGCTAGAGCATGAACTCCGCACTGTCGGCAACGTGTACTACTATCATCTTGCGTGGGCACAGAAGGCCACTATTGGTTGATGGAATCGAATGTCGATGAAATTCGGAGTGAGGCATAAAAAAGTCCATGTCTTTTCTGAATGAGGTACGAGCAAAGTCTGCGGCACAGAGAAGCTCAGTAACCCAACTAAGTCAGAACTACGGTCAAGATTTGCATCCCAAGCTTGTGATAGGaatatatagtaattatCATATCTTGAAATAATTCCTCGAGTCTAGCGATGAAACACTGCCAGAGCCATCCTTCACGGATATTCAGGTCACATACATGATAAACTGAATATTGGGTTTACCTCCCTGTCAAGTTTTCAAGTTGCATTCGCCCCCATGCTTGATAGTTCTATTCCCTCACCAGGATTTACAGGTTATATACAGCGACTAACACTGAATCATCTATTTGAATTTGTCATGTCTTGATGTTGTTTTACTAATTAGATAGCCGCCAACTCAATCCAGCCCCTGTGCTCTTGCAAGTAACCGGCTGAAGTTTTGTCCCACGTGCTTATTTAAGTGTATTAAACTAAATGTGGTAGTCAAAATTCCATTCTCCTCAAGTCACAAAATTAACACTTCTGAGGACATGGAGTTAGTTgcaagtcatcatcatctctccatccatgCCCCTCCTCACACTGCCCTCCCTTGGCCGCCAGTCTTAACTTGAGAAATCATCCAGGACAGGGCAGTCTAGATCCCCGAGGTTTCGCCATCACTCATGCCTTTTCAACAATTGCCAGGTCGTTGTTGGGCTCTGTTGTTTCCTTGGGCAGGGCCTCATCTGTTGCTTTAGGCCAATAAAACGCTGTAATCAGCACAGCTCCCGCTCCCAGAACACCAGTAAGTAGCCAAAATGCATTGCGGTATCCATCCATAGACACTACTACCATGTCCCCGGCAGCTTCTCTTTGCGAATTCATCAAAGCATTGGCCCCTGCTAGGAGTACACTGGCGCCGACCTGGTATGCTGTATTAAATaacgcagcagcaacggcatGACTGCCGGATTCAACGTGGCGAAGCAAAATACTCTGAGCCGGCACCATTGCAAGCGGGCTgccacaaacaaacaaaatcGCGCACACAATCGAATACCAGTATCCCCCCCCGTGGTACGTTCCACCGGCTCGTTCTGGTGTTGCGAATGCCCAAGATACAGCGCCACAGGCAGTTATTACGAGGCCGAGAACCAGAGTCCCCTTTTCTCCGATCCACTTGACCATTGGCGCGGACAGAGCCCCGCTGGCTATCGCAGAGAAAGCACCTGGCTATGGTAAAACAAAAGTTAGCAGGTACGTTGGAGCAGTGGTTTCGGCGTGAAGGCAGATGAGAATGGAACATTTACCAAGAAATATACAGCAGTAAGGACGGGCGTGTAACCCAATAGGTTCACACACAGTTGCGTAACAATAAAGAACCAGGCGCTAAAGCTGCCACCGAAGGCAAATATGGCAAACATCATGAGCGCAAACGGGCCCGACCTCCAGACATAGCGAGGGATAGCTGGGTTGGGTACTTTGGTCTCGATGAAGAACAGCGAGATGCAAATGCATGCGCCGAGGATCACGCCGACGAGGACGGGGGCCGAGTCCCAGCCAGCTCTTGCGCCATCATTGACGCCGTATACCAACAGCGCAACTCCAATGGTAAACACAACAGCACCGAGGATGTCGATGGATAGATCGCTAGTTCTCGCGAACTTTGGTAGGAATAAACACGCGAAAATAAGGGATAACGCCGTCAAAATAATACAAACCCAAAAGATGGACCTCCACCCAactgaagaagctgtcgaTAGGTTAGCACTTGTAGGCTAGCAAAATCGGGCCAGAACAAGGGTCCATTacaagagaggagagaacCAACGACAGTACCAACCGTGGATCCCAGAGGCGCACACGCTGTGTAGATGGCCAATGCTGTGTTGCGTGCCTCTCCGTCAGGAAACGTCctgctgatgatggcaagtCCGTTTGGAGCCTGAGTTGGGAAGGTTAGCGCAGACAAACTACAGGTAGTAACCCGTTCAAACACAACTACTTACGGTTAAACCTGCCCCAATACCTGAAATGGCACGACCAGCGAGCAGGGTGCCTTTATTCGTTGCAgcggcgttgatgatgtttgatATGGTGAGAATTGCTGTACCTGTGATGAAAGTCTTTTCTAGGCCTAGCCATTGGCCTACTTGGCCCCCAATCAAGAGTAACGACGCAAACGTGATACTATATACAACTAAAACCCAATTGACATCTTCAGAAGTGAAGTCAAGGGCTCGTTGAATGTCCGGCAGCCCGAAGAGAACTGCAGATAGCTGGAATAGATCTAAGAAATTCACCAGGGTCGTGGTGAGAAGGATCAGGTTCCGATCGGTTTTCTCATTGAATCGTCTCCCGAAATGATAGGGAGGGGTGCATGACggctgaagagaaggcaTTGGAGATGGTCTGCCTTCGGCGTCAAAATTTTCTATCAGTACTGAGGCGGAGGGGCAAATGGTTTCTGTAAGAACATAGTGTTCGATTACATTTAGTGGTTGTAATCAGTAACTCATCGTCTTTTGTACCGACCTTCTCCTGTAGTAGACCCGGCAAGTTCCCGGAGCCTTTTCGGGGACTATGTTGCCCCTTTACCAACAAGAGATGTAGCAATTGGCGGCCCAGCCTGGCCTACCTTGGCTCCGCGTTTTTTATGTCCCCTTATGAGTGAGTGTCCGGTTTAGGTATATCTAGGGTACTTTCAGCCTCGGTCTGTGTGGGGAGATAGCCCAGATTTGGCAGTTGAAGGACCACGATACCCAGATAACCAATGAAAAGGGTTACGGGAGTTTCACGATAATCAATGACATGCCACATCCTGCTACCACCATGCCTTTGTCTGAGTCAAATGCGTCTAGGATGGACGAGGCATTGGAGGTGCTGGGGTCAGTCCCACTAATCGGTAAGCCGTCGCTGCGACATTGATCTGAGTAATGAAATACAGCGCGCTGACTCTCTGGTGTGGTGTAGATGGGCATAATGATTGGCCCCATCTCATTCGTGGATTTTATGACAACCAGCTAGATGAGCGCTTTGATCCGAACAAGAACCTCGTCGGCCATGTCGATCTGAAGCGGCTACTTCAAGGGAAGTCTGGGGGCGCCTTTTGGAGCGTATACGTCGACTGGTGGGTGCTAAAAGTGTCTATAATCCTATGGTTCTTGTTACATAAGTCTCGTATGAACCGCTAATGCGTGACGGAAACTCTTAGCCCAGAGTCAGATGACTTCAGCGACAATGCTGCGTATTTCGAGATAATCCGAGACACGATGCAACAAATAGATCTCGTTCATCGGTTGGTACGACTGTACAGAAAGCACACGGGACTGGTTAAAAGAGCATCCGACATTATGGCCTTGCATCGCGAAGGCAGGTTTGCTAGCCTTATTGGGGTCGAAGGTTTGCACCAAATTGGTAATAGTCCAAGCATTTTACGACTCTACCATAAGCTAGGTGTCCGGTATGTGACGCTGGCACACAACAAGAACAATCTATATGCCGACAGTGCTGTAGGTGATCAGATTTATCAAGCATTATTGCGGATGCAGTTTTTCGACTAACCAGCCAGACTGCAACGACTCCAGCACACGATGGACTCTCTGTCTATGGGAGGGACATGGTTCGAGAAATGAATAGAATTGGAATGTGAGACCACCCATCTATCTGTCTATTGTAACTTCAGGATGGTCTCTTAATTTTTTGATCCAAAGAATTATCGATCTCTCTCATACTAGCGAGGCCGTAATGCGGCAGACCCTTGACATATCAGCAGCCCCGGTTATCTTTTCTCACTCGTCAATGTTCGTATAGCTATAGCCTGGCGTTTGATCTATAACATCTCTGTGCTGACCGGAGAAACTCAGAGAATCAATAGTTCCACACGTTCGAAATGTACCCGACTCAATCCTAGAGAAGCTCCAGCAAAATAATGGTGTGATTATGATCTCCTTCATACCATCTCTAACGACTGTGGATAGTGTAAGAGCGACACTTGATCACATAGTTGATCACATCATACACGTCGCTGAGTTGATCGGCTATGACCACATTGGCCTCGGATCTGATTTTGATGGCATGTTCAGCGCTGTTAAGGGCATCGATGATGTCTCTCAATACCCAGCGCTGGTCTGCAAATTACTTGAGCGAGGAGTTGATCGGCTAAATGTGCAAAAGATCCTTGGGCTCAATATTATCCGGGTGTTAGAGCAAGTCGAAACCGTATCTGCATCTTGCCAAGACAAGCTACCAGTCATGGTCGAGAGCATTAAACAGCTATGGAATGATGAGTTCAGGGCCACAGTCAGACAACACTACCCCGAAGCGGAACATGATATACCAAGGACGGAATTCACCAAGTAGATCGATTGAGAAGTTTTTCTTGTCTCTAATATTTACCTGCAAACCCCGTCGCCTCTACCCCAGAGTATACTATGTAGATAGTCATGATGAAACCACATTGTCCATAAAAGACAGTCAAATGATTTTAGAAACCAACGAGGaacctctccatcatcacctttCAACCTGTGAACACATACCTCAATCCAGCGTGCCACTCTTTGCCATATACTATCAAAAATCTTCTTACCGAGCCGGAATCTGAGGGAAGATGTCGGTTCAAAGGTCGGTTGGGAGACCATCCTTTCTTGATACTCTATTGGGAGAGATTTTTCATGGGCACCGCGGATCAACAAACCCTTTGAATTGTCAGTTCCTGCAGCTCGATGATGGAATATTATCAAGCCAGGCATAACCATGAAGTACGTACCATGTATCGTTGAGAAGGTAGTCTTTCCCAGCTCCTGTCGACTTGATGCCTGGCCACTAGTGTCGTAACTGATATCGATGAGCCGTCGCGTTGTAGAGTGGCCGTAAGTGTTGCTGTATTGTATGCAATCCCTCCGCTAAATATTGTCAATGAGATAACTCCTCTACTCTGCATCACCCCCATGCTACTGCCCGGAGAACAAATACCCTTCAGTCAAGATCACACGGTGCATATCCTCTGACGTTAGTTGATATGCGACACCGTATACTGGGATTTCCTGCTCCTCCCTCAAACGGATCCCTCCCATAGCTGGGTCGGTATAGGGCACACCCATTACATTAAAGCATAGGGTATGCGTGTTGATGGCTGCAATTTCATACTTTCGGGGCTGAATCTTCCGTCGCTTGACAAAAACTTCCTCCAGCATATTGGAGCCATAAGCAAAATACCAATGAATATCGTCGGACATCCTGGT
This genomic interval from Trichoderma breve strain T069 chromosome 7 map unlocalized scaffold00008, whole genome shotgun sequence contains the following:
- a CDS encoding cytochrome p450 domain-containing protein is translated as MEYINGQGLDKFLRGHEVSQDWRRHGPTYRIWSGFVPEIVLTRPEDVKSFYVDSAVHTKCTSSNGGWLFHQLLGNCMGLINGERWKRTRLEFNSYFINRAIAEFSPQMEQDAAKYTQNLTEGSGHGVDLIHAGNISRFPFMTTAEHIYGPMTEKEKENLWLLGQRSLRLMGKVLSGGVYRFKVSQFLRPGTHQNLKKFDDEWTAFNEQVYNARKGRGQEPPFVHIWESLIKGKISKQELIQTMSEILFANLDVSTHVLGWLIIFVAQNTALQEELRREITNQSSDMVEFLRKKDSLLHFCYLESLRLRPFTVFTIPESSPTDKVVGGYRIPKNTSVVVDTLAINHNPEFWGDDSRDFNPYRFQNLSTKELRYNLFTFGFGSRKCLGQHFADVMIKQFLCKLLEGYKLTLPEMEIRKGTEEKSSMDTWVPISDLQVALCPIDSLL
- a CDS encoding methyltransferase domain-containing protein: MAESTIEDTYRGPRHQGEYDRLRIQHELAKTAMQGKLLYSPVDLAQPNLRVLDSATGEGTWLIDLAQSVPASASLFGADIAPQHFMSQDQRPPNVHLSGHSIFDPWPAEYQGSFDVVHQRFVLTVGSDETAQEAVKLLFACVKPGGFIELHEGDMLSIQEGPDHVAFMKFRDIMVNAWNSIGHQPSPGSFLVQWLKAAGAINIQQDRQTIKVGAAADDKELGEKAMAVLLHLLDGMKKMLSDKPGQPTSSEFDDLRSELEHELRTVGNVYYYHLAWAQKATIG
- a CDS encoding major facilitator superfamily domain-containing protein, producing MPSLQPSCTPPYHFGRRFNEKTDRNLILLTTTLVNFLDLFQLSAVLFGLPDIQRALDFTSEDVNWVLVVYSITFASLLLIGGQVGQWLGLEKTFITGTAILTISNIINAAATNKGTLLAGRAISGIGAGLTAPNGLAIISRTFPDGEARNTALAIYTACAPLGSTVGTVVGSLLSSSSVGWRSIFWVCIILTALSLIFACLFLPKFARTSDLSIDILGAVVFTIGVALLVYGVNDGARAGWDSAPVLVGVILGACICISLFFIETKVPNPAIPRYVWRSGPFALMMFAIFAFGGSFSAWFFIVTQLCVNLLGYTPVLTAVYFLPGAFSAIASGALSAPMVKWIGEKGTLVLGLVITACGAVSWAFATPERAGGTYHGGGYWYSIVCAILFVCGSPLAMVPAQSILLRHVESGSHAVAAALFNTAYQVGASVLLAGANALMNSQREAAGDMVVVSMDGYRNAFWLLTGVLGAGAVLITAFYWPKATDEALPKETTEPNNDLAIVEKA
- a CDS encoding membrane dipeptidase (Peptidase family m19) domain-containing protein, whose protein sequence is MPLSESNASRMDEALEVLGSVPLIDGHNDWPHLIRGFYDNQLDERFDPNKNLVGHVDLKRLLQGKSGGAFWSVYVDCPESDDFSDNAAYFEIIRDTMQQIDLVHRLVRLYRKHTGLVKRASDIMALHREGRFASLIGVEGLHQIGVRYVTLAHNKNNLYADSATATTPAHDGLSVYGRDMVREMNRIGIIIDLSHTSEAVMRQTLDISAAPVIFSHSSIESIVPHVRNVPDSILEKLQQNNGVIMISFIPSLTTVDSVRATLDHIVDHIIHVAELIGYDHIGLGSDFDGMFSAVKGIDDVSQYPALILGLNIIRVLEQVETVSASCQDKLPVMVESIKQLWNDEFRATVRQHYPEAEHDIPRTEFTK
- a CDS encoding AIG2-like family domain-containing protein encodes the protein MSDDIHWYFAYGSNMLEEVFVKRRKIQPRKYEIAAINTHTLCFNVMGVPYTDPAMGGIRLREEQEIPVYGVAYQLTSEDMHRVILTEGGGIAYNTATLTATLQRDGSSISVTTLVARHQVDRSWERLPSQRYMGLLIRGAHEKSLPIEYQERMVSQPTFEPTSSLRFRLG